CAGCAGCTGTGGTGCTCAGACTGGACCCATGAAATGAGAGGAGACTTGTTGGGCTGTGCCGTCAAAAAGCATCAGGTCTGCTGTCAGTGAGCGAGCGGCCTGGGCTGTATTGCTACTTCCTGCTTAGtgctgctctgttctgctgATGGCAGCTGTTCTCAAAGCCTGAGCAGCATCTTTCCGTGCTGTGGCGAATAAATAAATGCCCCATAACACTGAGAAGTTGCCCGTATTCTGTTCTTTCTAGCAATTATTGGAGGTGTCAATGAAAATGGGCCAAGCTACAGTATTTCAATTTACTTGCAGTGCTGTGGAGCGTAGCAGCTTTTATCAGACAGTCTTTGGAGAGACTGTCGACTTGCTGTCCCAACAGCACTTTGAGTGTGACTGTGCGGCGCTGTGGGTGGCAGGGAAGGGAGTACATGTTGTTCAGCAAGTCAGactggtgtgtgagtgtattcaccccctccccacacatacacacacatacactccatCTCTTCTGCTCTGTGCAGCAGCCAGGTTCTGCCTCTCTCCTAAATTAGATTGGTGCCAAAGAGGACTGCAACCCGGTGCAACATCGCACTTTAACGGATAATCCATCAAAGGGTGTACAAGCCCCCTCCCCCACTTCTCGCTCTCATTCTCTCGCTCTCATTCTCTATCACCTATCTATCACATGCTGCATCtcattcctctctcctcatcttttcCATCTACCCTTGTCTCTTTTGCCTCTGCCTTCTTTAGCCTTTTTTTCCCTGCTCTTAATGcaatcctctcctctcctccctgccaGAGTCCTGCCAATTTGGCACAGGACACATCTCTGTAGTCCTGGGCAGCGTGGGAAAAGGGAAGAGGTCcaagagaaagaagaggggagagaaaaacaggctTTGGGGATGCAGACGCaagggggaggaaagagaacgggggggagagagaaaaacaatagaTGAAGGAATGATGGAGGTAACTGCAGGGGTTTAGAAACATTTGAATGTGGTCCAGACTGAAAGATGGTACATTTGTAAattgagaaaaaatgtgttcagaCATTATTAATAGTCACATAATTTCTTGAGTGTAATAAATGCCAAATAAACAACTTGAAATATTCAGATGTGAAATAATTTCAATAAATAGCTGCTGTTTGTAACTCAGAGTAACTTATAGGGCAGCTGATGAGACaacagcccccccacccctaccccaCACATATAATTAGGACTAAGACCTCAAAAGGACCACACAAAGTTACACAAAACTACGACAGCCTGCATTGTTTGTagttattttatgtatttttgcaTCTCTTGATAGTCATCAtgcagtcattttgtgtctgtagtGGTTCTGTATCTTCCTGTAGTTGTCTTacatctctttgtagttgttttgcgtctctttgtagttgttttatttgtatattgttttgtgtctctttagtAGTCTTACATCTCTTTGCAgctgattttttctttttaattattttgtgtctcacagttgtcattttgtgtctctccttaatgattttgtctttgtctttgaaGTTGTTTAATTAACTGTCCAACAAGAAATGTTGACAGTTACTTAATACAGTGGTTCAATCCAGGGGGCCTGGGCCTGCACACAATAGGCCTGTTCAGTACCCAGTCGTAATTCTAACAAGCCAACTACTCATCACCTTCTGACTCTGGCCCGTGCTAAGCTGGCAACCCCTCCGGCCCTGCCCCTGGGTAACCCGAATAGAGAGAATTGGGGAAAAGGAGGGGACAGGAAAGTGAAGTTTAGGCCATATTGTCCCTGCAGGCTGTCTAAACCTCTTCATGCAGTTTAAAGCCATTGTGCGCAGCATTTCCATCCCTCCACCGTGCCGTCTGTGTCACTGCcatgtgaaaacacagcactgttGCACATTGTATTCAGAAGCTCTGGGAGCACAATCCTAAAtctcggggggggggggggggggggggggcgctgCCTCTAAGCTGACTGTGAAACAACCAAGAATTTGTCGTAAGGAGAGTTTCCTGCTGAGGTTTCCACTCTGCATGCTAAATGTGTTCCCCATTCAGTGGTTTTGTCTCACTCATCCCCGACACACTGCGGATTATACAACCCATCCTCACAAATCTGTTTGCCTTGTGTTGCAGTTGCCAGGCCTgattcctcacacacacacacacacacacacactgagagttCAGGGCTGCACTCATTTAAGCCGGACAAGCTAGGCTTCAGGTTTAACAGAGGTTCATTCTCTCTGATCTGACAGCTTGCAACAACATCTCACCGTCATGTTTTAAATTAGGTTTTTGAGTTCAGGGAGTTCAAGAAAACACAGCTCTCTCATCATATAAAGCATCAACGTGCTCTAATTGCTAAATTGTCTGCCGCGTGTCACAAAATTAGAGACGGCTTTTATCTGTTGAGATGGATTTTATCTCTTAtaggtggggggggggcacacaATTTGACAGATTGATTTGAGCAATAATGAGAATTTCATGGCTGCCCAGCTCCTTTATCGTCAAGAGCAGATTGATTTTGATTTCAGCAGCTTATTTGGGACTTAACCATTAAATCTTTTAATGAATAGACACAGCCAGTCCCTTTGAATCAGCTGTTCTGCTCCACACTAAAATGAAGAAGCTTTGTCTGCTAGTGATAACCCAGTTTGGTGTAGTCATGTATTTTAGAGAATGGCATCAAATGCCCTCGCAGACAAAATACCAGCATTGAGCCATGACCCAGTGTAATGCATACTGGGAGTGGGATGTGTAATGCTTGGTCAGACACCTCTGCAGGGGGCTGGTGAGTCAATAATGAGTTGGCAGTGAGTGGGCCGGTGGTGACAGGGGTGGATTATCTAAGATCAACTTGATTTGCTGCCAGGCCAGTTTGTGTCGCTCTGGCGGATTGTGGTATGACTGATGAAATGCCTGAACACTGAAAAACTGCAcaatatacatgtgtgtgtacatgtgtgtatgtaatacTGACTGCAGTGCTCAGTCGCACAACCGAACCGCTCACTGCCGCACAGTGTGTTCGGCAGCACGTCCCTCCTTAATGTGCCATGAACTCTCACTCCAACTGGGCCACAGTTATTAATAGAGTCTGTGTCCTGCCATTGACATCTCTCACTCCGACCCCCATCACCATCACACAGGATACTGAGGGACATAATGGCTTAATAGAGCAGTCATTATTCAAAAAATTATGCAAGTAACCAGAGGGTCGTCTCGCTTTTTACTCTCGTGCATTAATCACTTTTCCCAAACATTCCCCAATACCTTTTCAGTGCTATTTCACTGGGGCATCTGTGCAAAGAGATAAAAAACCAGCCTGACCTGGCCCAGCGCAGACCTGCCCTAGCTCTCCTCTGGCAGATGGCAGCGAGTGGTGTGGGCGGGGAGGAGGGATGGCACTAAACCTCTGGAGATTCCCAAAAACTGTCTCACTTATTGTCGGGCAACAGTTGACCTGAGCGGCCAGTTggaaagggggggtgggggtgtatcCCCTCACCCAGTTTATCCCACAATAATCTGGAACAACCTGACTGAAACCGATGAGCAAATCCTCTCGCCTTGTCGCAGTTAGATTtgctttttaacatttcaatCTCACTGTACATCTGTCTCTTCGTGTGTCCGTCTTTCTGTCTCATTATGCCTGAGAGCACGAATCTGGGGTAAGATGTACAATTGTGTGAATATTGTgtaatgtttttggtttgtggAAGAACACCTGTCCTTGgctgtctgtcattttctccATACTGCACAAACATAACCTCAGagagtgttttatgttttatgcttTATGCTTAAAATGGTCATGTGACAGTGAATGAATAACAAAAAGCCAGTCTGATGTAAAGGCCTGctgtcagaaatattttttagacAGACATCAATATATTTGtctacatgtttgttttattttctgaccaAAAATGGAGCACAGCTGGGAGAATTACCCATTTACTTCTTTGTTCTCATCAGGCTTGTTCTATTCAGGTCAAAGTAATGAGTGTAGCACCAGCAGAGTGTTACCTAACACAGTACATGGCCTGTTTTAAACAGCTGGGTCACTTTGAGCTGCTTAGGGACAGAATGCTGTATCACTTTTCTGAGACGCCCCAACAGCAACAGGTCACCAGGGAGATGAGTGAAAGATGACTTTCAAGAGGAACATGCTGTAGCTCTTTTAACAAATCCTTTGAACCTGAATCTCCCTTTAGTAAAAGTACATAACATCACTCCTCCAGGGTGATTGACGCTGGATTTTGGTTTTGACATACCTTTTGAACAACACTGTTATCTTTGCTCACCTCTCCCTTGGACGTTCCACTGAGCTCGGTTCTCTCAGGCGGGACGCTCTGCTGGAGGCCGGAGGGGCTGGGTGAAGTTGCAGCCTGCAGGGCAGTGGGGATGGGCTGGGGGACAGCAGGTGGTTGTACGTTGGAGGCAGCAGACGGGATGATGTGCTCCCCCTGATGGGGCCCCGTGGACCTGTGGACGTCCCCGCTGTAGGCCGCCTGGTAGCTGGTCTCACGTGGGATGTGGGTGGCCTCTGTCCCCGGGCTGGAGTATTGAGCTGGAGGATTTTTCCTCGCGCTTTTGGCTGGTTTCACCCCCGTCCACGGCCTGTATTCTTGCCTGGAGGAAGAGAGGTGCATCAGAGGCTGATGGAGGCTCAGCACAGTCGAAAGTTTGTAGCTGGCTTGTTTTGAACGTGATGCCTTGGGGGCAAGTGTGACTTAAAAGGGCGCTCTACCAATTTTAAACATGAAGACTTGTCATGGTGAGTGCTTACCATATGAAAACTGTTTTACTCATGGGGATGTTAAGTTCAAAGAATGTGCATTCACTGGGCCTAGAGGCTGTAATAAAAGATGCTATCAAACGGCATTATTTGAAATGAGGGCTACAGTGTTTTTGGACCTTGACCCGTGATTAAAAGACCAGATATCTAAAGCTTTTGCGTTTGTGAAATTTGTCTCCTGCAACTTTGTGATGACACAAAATCACCAGAATGCCCCTTTAATCTCCAAAGGTCATTATAATAACTCTAGCTCAGTTGTTCCCAATGTGGGGGGTTGGACTACCCCATTCAAGGGGGGACATAAATTAAATCTGAGGAGTCGTATGGTGATTATcaagacaagaaaaacatgtttttgatccacaaatgatatttttctctgattttttttaattaattttttttattatggaCATTTTTGGGTCTTCAAACCTTAACACGAATCAATCGGAGAAAGGAAAACCAGTCTTTGGTTGCACTGCTGGTGATTAATAGACATAGGGTAAGTCATTTCTTCTctggtcacaagccaaaaaggcagagagaggcacATACTTCCTTCCCACATACCTGAAATGACatgcaaaaatatcaaatattcatACATGATCTCTCCcatatataaatatgaaatatgtgaGGGAATTATTGATGACCCCCATCTTTATGCAGGCTTGCTGGGTCGACCCTGGGAGTCAATGAACTATTAATAAAAACGCATCTGACTAAGCATCAAAGCAGGcatcagcccccccccccagtcagAAGGAAGTGGACAGCGACAGGTGCTGAAACGAGTCACGAGAGGATGCCATGTCCTACCTGTAGGAGCTGGTTTTGCTCTCCTCCGTCACCTGCTGCTCCCCCCACCTCTGACCCCTCTCCCCCGGCTGTGCCTGGCCATGGTAACTACTGTTGACCGGGCTGTCCGTAACACTGTCCGCCCTGCTCCCCCCGTTACTAATCCAAGGGAAATTCTCCTTCCTGGGAATGGGCCAGGGTTTGAAATCCTGCTTGTACTGGGTGACGCTGGGGAAAGGCACTCCGGGCGGGTGGTAGTCCTCCCGGGGTTTGTAGCTGGGCTCCTTTCTCGCCCTGAACGATCCTCGGGTCCCCGGGCCATCCGCGGGCGCCAGAGAGGAGCCGGCGCCGCGCGGGTCCGGGGTCGAGTAGTTATTCCCGGGCGCGCGCTCCGAGGCGGAGACCTGTTTGGTGACGGACCGCACCTCCTGCTCGGCGGCGATGTCCGAGTAGTTCTGGATGGTGAGCGGGACGGAAAGGTCCGATTTGTCGAACTGGTTCCAGAAGCGAGCCAGGCAGCACACTCTGCTGATGCACGGCCAAGCcatcacccccctcctcctctacaACTGTTAAGACttgtggaggagaggagaagagaaaagaggaggaggaggaggagaaaaaaaaaatcaaagaagaaaagaactgaagaaaaaaagaacagaaaacggcaaaaaagaaaaaaaaaagaccaaaggTTACATTCAGACAGAGTATCGCCCTCCCTCTACGTCCGTTTCTGGGAAGCTGGGAGTATAGAGTGTCCAAGAGTCCATGTCAGCAGCGGAGATGAACCGGTCTGTCGGGGACCGTCATTGAATATTCCTCTCACGTGGTCTGTGATAGTGCCTCCACTATGCAGAGGAATCTGTGGCAAATTATTCTCCGCATCTCCAACCCGATCCCGAGTGTCCGCATCGGTCTCACCGGATTCAACATCAAAAGAAACGACGTTATTTATTCTCCTCTTCACGAATCCACTATTCCTTTGCAATTAAAACAGCTTGAGCCGGAGATGTTTTATGGCTTCTCCACCTTCCATCACTCAAATTATTCCACCTTAACAGTATCCAGTATGCTGAGGGTTACATAATTATGATGCAGCGTCAAACATATACATAATATTATGTACAGTAAAGGCTGGTGCTGGTGTTACTTTAGACTTAACACTCACCTCGAGCGGTTGGGTGTGTGGAGATATGGCTCGCAGAATTTTTCACAGTTACTCTTGGCCATGTGTTGCATCAACCTGCTTCATTTCCACCGAGGCCGTGAggttcagagaaaacaaacaatgctTTAAAGGCCCCAGTATTTGTTTTATCAtctgaaggaaaacaacagtAGGCaacacagaagacattttaaagagttacaataatgaaaaagtattaaaaaaaataaaaataaaatgaatgatggctgaattccatttagctaTGTCAGTTTTAGGGTCCTTGGATTGAGCATGCTGGACACCGTCCTGACAAATATGGGGCACTTTAATAAAACAGAGCCATTGTGCTTTTtatgacatgttaaaatgtctgctgtgaagaCTTTGCTCCCCTACCGCTGAGAACAATTATCTTCATTGGATCTTTAAACAATTTATAAGTTACATACAAGAAAAGCATCATTATAAACAAGTGTCCAAAAAGCTGCCTTCTCTGTATGTTTATTGTGGACGATGTGGGCAGAGGAAATTAAGCTCATATTAATCCCACGTGTGCCCTTGCAGGCTTTCCCACAGAAAGCCCCATCATAGGTTAGCCCATGCAGGGCCCAGAGCATTGTTAGCCTTTTTAGCCTCAGTGTGGAGCATGAAGGTTGCTGCTCAACTTAGACTCCTTTGACGTGTTCTGGTTCTTCTAAgataacagattttttaaaaccgAAATGGTGGTTTGGCTGTAAAAGAAAGAAGCCATGACAGTCTGTAAGCAGGAAAACTCTCTACTGCTCCAGCTTAACATAGAAAATTACAGTTGAATGAGTGTGAAATGGAGGAGTATTTTGAGGTGACAGAATGGCACATGATATAATAAAGGCATAAGAACTTCCCTCTGTGAGCTGctctcagaggaggaggtgagctTAGTCTCTCAGAGGGAGGCAGAACAACAGTCTGAGAACCACTTCAGGGGGTTTGGCGCAGAAAAAACAACTCTTATCGGCAAAGATGAACAGCACTTGCAGCCCATAAATCATCTTACCCATAGGTTCAACTTTAAGTCCAAGTTTCTTTCTA
The DNA window shown above is from Lates calcarifer isolate ASB-BC8 linkage group LG4, TLL_Latcal_v3, whole genome shotgun sequence and carries:
- the map6d1 gene encoding microtubule-associated protein 6 homolog encodes the protein MAWPCISRVCCLARFWNQFDKSDLSVPLTIQNYSDIAAEQEVRSVTKQVSASERAPGNNYSTPDPRGAGSSLAPADGPGTRGSFRARKEPSYKPREDYHPPGVPFPSVTQYKQDFKPWPIPRKENFPWISNGGSRADSVTDSPVNSSYHGQAQPGERGQRWGEQQVTEESKTSSYRQEYRPWTGVKPAKSARKNPPAQYSSPGTEATHIPRETSYQAAYSGDVHRSTGPHQGEHIIPSAASNVQPPAVPQPIPTALQAATSPSPSGLQQSVPPERTELSGTSKGEEHLVRTKLPPNPSAVFQSGSRVFNI